One window from the genome of Eucalyptus grandis isolate ANBG69807.140 chromosome 7, ASM1654582v1, whole genome shotgun sequence encodes:
- the LOC104452593 gene encoding disease resistance protein RUN1: MDICNSHLSYSSTRWPNDCRYEVFLSFRGGDVRGGFIEFLYEGLADSGIYAFIDHRGIEIGEEIMPTILEVIRQTEICIPIFSKDFASSKSCLTEVAEMVARDRTIMPIFYDVSPSVVGKQEESYQNSFSTHAALGLRSATIDNWKKALRSVSTKRGWELEKFNHWEHELIKEVVYTVRRLLRKDDLDVTEHLVGMDHHVQVMMKKLGVRYEKGLVVEGQMLTGKCVVEISGLPGIGKSTLATVVYNKIHHLFEGKSFLKDIHGEVEQRRLLSLQENLISDLQKKRCTLRSSAEGTKFIRYKFTNLRVLIILDDVSDFKQIGPLARDPNWFGPGSRIIVISMRCNLVDEYIQAPIETADLSVLGHASERIVTSSRSSSVNICDDILVEKFELKQMNDVHAFQMFSMYALKGGPLREEIASVAWDISLAAEGLPFLIKIVGSLLWGKPITFWKEALDRLKQETFSKEVKGILKARYEALEYSAQQIFLDVACFFLGKDKTISSYMWEACKYHPTTRIAELQDKSLVTTTDNNVFWMHNQVKFLGREIVEEENPSKPSKRSRLWNQEDMARVLNEEKVATVEALTASFDNPRSFGKRRFFHNFSNLRYLEMNCPILKGHKQTSRNSREDLLLPWLKWLEWQRCLNISILLALDLSNLVYLNLSGSTSRNWRCWKQIIKKAKNLKVLILKGSRWLAKSPISHAPINLERLNLERCSILPPLVMRSISKLRNLVSLDIKFCTFVQELPEDIGHLEALEELYIDGTAIRVIDFPEGSYGKLKILSACNCKSLSLYDSIGNLKSLSYLALDETELSDLPFSMGMLEKLQTLSLRNCRKLWKLPDSIGNLRELQLMDLSYTLVNELPLSVKDMRNLKVLKMAHTFIREFPGGIKNLERLEEIDFSDCKSLTGECDITGLSSLRVLLLEKTDISQVIETDGQYSNFPNLKLDGRFHISKDGNSKGAQHYFNGCDCETKTRFQADGHHIGMQILISDRSKVAVRQKQESSQGTRLS; encoded by the exons ATGGATATCTGCAATAGCCACTTGTCGTATTCATCTACTAGATGGCCCAATGATTGCCGCTACGAAGTCTTTCTCAGTTTCAGAGGAGGAGATGTTCGGGGGGGCTTCATTGAATTTCTCTACGAAGGCCTCGCTGATTCAGGGATCTATGCATTTATCGATCATCGTGGGATCGAGATAGGAGAAGAGATCATGCCGACAATCTTAGAAGTGATCAGGCAAACGGAGATATGCATTCCCATCTTCTCCAAAGATTTCGCTTCCAGTAAGAGTTGTCTGACGGAGGTGGCGGAAATGGTGGCGCGTGATAGGACAATCATGCCCATTTTCTACGACGTCAGCCCTTCAGTAGTCGGCAAACAGGAGGAGAGTTATCAAAACTCCTTCTCCACCCATGCGGCCCTGGGGTTGAGATCAGCGACTATAGACAACTGGAAGAAGGCACTGCGCAGTGTTTCAACCAAGCGAGGAtgggaattggagaaatttaatcACTG GGAGCATGAACTTATAAAGGAGGTTGTTTACACGGTCCGCCGACTGTTGAGGAAGGATGACTTAGATGTGACAGAACATTTAGTGGGGATGGATCACCATGTGCAAGTGATGATGAAAAAACTTGGTGTTCGCTATGAAAAAGGACTAGTAGTTGAAGGGCAAATGCTGACGGGAAAATGTGTGGTTGAGATATCGGGCCTTCCAGGAATTGGTAAGTCGACTCTTGCCACTGTTGTTTACAacaaaatccatcatctctTTGAAGGTAAGAGCTTCCTTAAAGATATCCATGGAGAAGTTGAGCAAAGGAGACTCCTGTCTCTccaagaaaatttaattagtgatctccaaaagaaaagatgtacgCTCAGATCTTCTGCTGAAGGTACCAAATTTATCCGCTACAAATTTACAAATTTGAGGGTTCTCATAATCCTAGACGATGTTAGTGATTTTAAACAAATCGGCCCGTTAGCTCGAGATCCAAATTGGTTCGGTCCAGGAAGCAGGATCATCGTGATTTCTATGAGATGCAATCTTGTTGATGAGTATATTCAGGCACCGATAGAAACTGCTGATCTAAGTGTGCTTGGTCATGCAAGCGAGAGGATTGTGACCTCCAGCAGAAGTAGTTCTGTTAACATTTGTGATGACATCCTCGTTGAAAAATTCGAGCTGAAGCAAATGAATGATGTCCATGCTTTTCAAATGTTCAGTATGTATGCTCTTAAAGGAGGACCTCTTCGAGAGGAAATCGCCTCTGTGGCATGGGACATTAGTTTGGCTGCCGAAGGGCTTCCTTTTCTTATTAAGATTGTCGGTTCACTTTTATGGGGAAAGCCCATAACGTTTTGGAAGGAGGCATTGGATCGATTGAAGCAAGAGACTTTCTCTAAGGAAGTCAAAGGAATTCTGAAGGCAAGATATGAAGCTTTAGAGTACAGTGCCCAACAGATTTTTCTTGATGtagcttgtttttttttgggaaaggACAAGACAATATCCTCTTACATGTGGGAAGCTTGTAAATACCATCCTACCACACGGATTGCTGAGCTTCAAGACAAGTCTTTGGTAACAACCACGGACAATAATGTATTTTGGATGCATAATCAAGTAAAATTCCTGGGGAGGGAGATTGTCGAGGAGGAAAATCCAAGTAAACCTTCCAAGCGTAGTAGGCTTTGGAATCAGGAGGATATGGCACGAGTACTGAATGAAGAAAAG GTCGCTACGGTGGAAGCCCTCACTGCCTCGTTTGACAACCCTCGTTCATTTGGTAAACgtagatttttccataatttctcAAATCTTAGGTATCTTGAAATGAACTGCCCTATTTTAAAGGGACATAAGCAAACTTCAAGGAACTCCAGAGAGGATCTTTTGCTTCCATGGTTAAAGTGGCTTGAATGGCAAAGGTGCCTCAATATCTCCATTCTACTAGCTTTAGATCTATCCAACTTGGTCTATCTTAATCTGTCTGGGAGTACCTCCAGAAATTGGCGGTGTTGGAAGCAAATTATAAAG AAGGCCAAAAACTTGAAAGTTTTGATCCTAAAAGGTAGTCGTTGGCTAGCTAAATCTCCAATTTCCCATGCTCCTATAAACTTAGAGAGACTAAACCTGGAACGTTGTTCTATTTTACCTCCGCTTGTTATGAGGTCCATAAGCAAGCTAAGGAACTTAGTTTCTTTGGATATAAAGTTCTGCACCTTTGTGCAAGAGTTGCCAGAAGATATAGGTCACTTGGAAGCTCTGGAAGAGCTTTATATCGATGGAACGGCCATTAGAGTCATTGATTTCCCAGAGGGTTCGTATGGGAAGCTTAAAATTCTGAGTGCTTGCAACTGTAAATCCTTGTCTCTATACGATTCGATTGGTAACTTGAAATCTCTTTCGTACCTAGCATTGGATGAGACTGAACTCAGTGACCTCCCTTTTTCTATGGGAATGCTGGAGAAACTCCAGACGCTATCTTTGAGAAACTGCAGGAAGTTGTGGAAACTGCCAGATTCCATCGGAAACCTCAGGGAGCTGCAACTCATGGATCTTTCGTACACGTTAGTCAATGAACTCCCTTTGTCTGTCAAGGATATGAGAAACTTGAAAGTATTAAAGATGGCTCACACTTTTATTAGAGAATTTCCTGGAGGCATCAAGAATCTAGAGAGGCTAGAAGAGATAGATTTCTCGGATTGCAAAAGTTTAACGGGGGAATGTGACATTACGGGATTATCGTCTTTGCGGGTTTTACTTCTAGAAAAAACTGACATTTCTCAGGTCATTGAGACGGATGGTCAATACTCTAATTTCCCAAACCTCAAACTAGATGGCAGATTTCACATCTCGAAAGATGGAAATTCAAAAGGAGCACAGCATTATTTCAATGGATGTGATTGTGAGACTAAGACACGGTTCCAGGCTGACGGACATCACATCGGCATGCAGATTCTGATCAGTGACCGAAGCAAGGTGGCGGTCAGACAGAAGCAAGAAAGTTCCCAGGGGACGAGGCTTAGCTAA
- the LOC120295583 gene encoding disease resistance protein RPV1-like, protein MAESAGGSRKIGEDEPARLDQSKGKSGKAEPARLIQDIIELEAGSSTAEYAGTKQRRVEVEQARQNQDMIKLEAESAYDVLLSSGSNIFKFDDSLYHRLKAGNIRVFKYDRTPLTSEELLLSVYCSKIYIPIFSLNYAYRPRCLEMLALMVEDTSRSGGKKEILPIFYDVKRSDVQLEKKSLYRDALESHRQKFGAEKVKKWKEALVNAGKVKGWELSSYEGKEALITSIVGEILHKLMIEHNFVPEDLSTCDNPILSDRTSGLEDSQESKIMELLELEVSDVRIVGIHGRDGIGKTALAKSIYDRISLHFDACSFLAEIEETTQQPGGAQYLQTKLIFNILKRECEVASAFKGVRYLKGILRSMKVLIVLDDVENGNLLKEFVGAKLDWFGSGSRIIVTSKESRVLQGFIARGLAHTYNVNPMDDKQAFNFFWQYAATKRSDELHSYVKSAIEIVKAAKGLPLLLKVFGSFLHNKGLEEWNKFEDLIQQFQEDYEKILCIIYDTLDQDQNQMYLDIAFYTPDVDCRIASYMWRWYYYGHLVIKDLCRMSLIKMEENKIGMHSMLRCLARKIIREGFHDPGTEAGLDIPAIAQDTNKGKKGKNPLNTEEEGLEFLPNTTFLSLGGANIGGKFADALLNVRWLHWQGCPRDAINIHLEKNENLVILDLSWSKVTESWGGWKRIKMERLKVLNLTGCGDLLINPSFSCCPNLEILILERCSRLVHLDPSIDDLKLLVTLNLKFCSELSVLPAEMNGMKALRELLIDGTSIRELPESIGKLVQLQILSATNCFSLVRVPGSIRKLKAIRVLALDDANILELPRLIGDLEELRRLSLRDCRELGKLPESTGKLGFSLVELDISGTGISRLPDSTKNLRCLKVLKMDSCFLREFPNYIGELKFLEEVHASWCRSLEGVIPSGISKLSHLRELRLRATCISGLPSEIQILSRLQTLDLLHCDHIKELPTLPSNLIDLYVNPNLMPEMLESPRHLP, encoded by the exons ATGGCTGAATCTGCTGGCGGTAGTCGGAAAATAGGCGAAGATGAACCAGCGAGGCTGGATCAAAGTAAAGGGAAAAGCGGCAAAGCTGAACCAGCGAGGCTGATTCAAGATATAATAGAGTTAGAGGCTGGATCAAGTACAGCTGAATACGCTGGCACAAAACAGAGAAGAGTCGAAGTTGAACAAGCGAGGCAGAAtcaagatatgataaaattagaGGCTGAATCAGCTTATGATGTGCTCCTGAGTTCAGGATCCAATATCTTTAAATTCGACGATAGCCTCTATCACCGCTTGAAAGCTGGCAATATTCGCGTTTTCAAATATGACAGAACCCCCCTTACTTCCGAAGAGCTTCTGCTATCGGTCTACTGCTCCAAGATCTATATACCTATCTTTTCCCTAAACTATGCTTATAGACCTCGGTGCCTTGAGATGCTCGCTCTCATGGTAGAAGACACGTCTAGATCAGGTGGGAAGAAAGAGATCCtgcccattttctatgatgtgaAACGGTCTGATGTGCAGCtggaaaaaaaatcactctACAGAGACGCCCTGGAATCGCACAGGCAGAAATTTGGCGCTGAGAAAGTCAAGAAGTGGAAGGAGGCTCTCGTGAATGCTGGTAAAGTCAAGGGATGGGAACTAAGCTCATACGAAGG GAAAGAGGCACTTATTACATCCATAGTTGGAGAAATTTTGCATAAGCTGATGATAGAGCACAATTTTGTGCCTGAAGATCTATCCACTTGTGATAATCCCATACTATCCGACAGGACCTCG GGGCTTGAAGACAGTCAAGAATCGAAAATAATGGAATTATTGGAACTGGAAGTAAGCGACGTACGAATTGTTGGAATCCATGGGAGAGATGGCATTGGAAAGACTGCTCTTGCCAAGAGCATATATGACCGAATATCCCTTCACTTTGACGCCTGCAGTTTTCTTGCAGAGATTGAAGAAACAACGCAGCAACCTGGAGGTGCTCAGTATCTTCAGACCAAGTTgatctttaatattttaaaaagagagtGTGAGGTTGCTTCTGCTTTCAAAGGAGTACGATATTTGAAAGGAATATTAAGGAGTATGAAAGTTCTCATTGTTCTTGATGACGTGGAAAATGGGAACCTCCTCAAGGAGTTTGTAGGAGCTAAGCTTGATTGGTTTGGTTCTGGAAGTAGAATAATTGTTACGTCAAAAGAAAGCAGAGTTCTTCAAGGGTTTATTGCTCGAGGGTTGGCTCATACTTACAATGTTAATCCGATGGATGATAAACAAGCTTTCAACTTTTTCTGGCAGTATGCAGCAACTAAAAGGAGTGACGAACTACATTCTTATGTTAAAAGTGCAATCGAAATAGTGAAGGCCGCGAAGGGACTTCCACTACTTCTCAAagtttttggttcttttttgcACAATAAAGGACTAGAAGAATGGAATAAATTCGAAGATCTCATACAACAATTTCAGGAAGATTACGAGAAGATTCTGTGCATAATTTATGATACATTAGATCAAGATCAAAATCAGATGTATCTTGATATTGCTTTTTATACCCCAGATGTCGATTGTCGAATTGCCTCGTATATGTGGCGCTGGTATTATTATGGTCATCTTGTAATCAAGGACCTTTGTCGTATGTCCCtaataaaaatggaagaaaacaaaataggCATGCACAGCATGCTAAGGTGCCTTGCCAGGAAGATTATTCGTGAAGGTTTCCATGATCCTGGAACAGAAGCTGGATTGGACATTCCTGCCATAGCCCAGGACACGAACAAGGGGAAAAAG GGAAAAAACCCCCTTAACACTGAAGAGGAAGGTCTTGAATTCCTACCGAACACGACATTTCTCAGCTTGGGTGGCGCCAATATTGGTGGAAAGTTTGCCGATGCCTTATTGAACGTTCGGTGGCTTCATTGGCAAGGGTGCCCTCGAGATGCGATCAACATTCatttagagaaaaatgagaACCTAGTTATTCTTGATCTTTCGTGGAGTAAGGTTACAGAATCCTGGGGAGGTTGGAAAAGAATTAAG ATGGAGCGTTTGAAAGTCTTGAATCTTACAGGTTGTGGGGACTTATTAATTAACCCCAGCTTCTCTTGTTGCCCAAATTTGGAAATACTGATCCTTGAGCGATGTTCTCGATTGGTTCATTTAGATCCTTCAATTGATGATCTGAAGCTCTTGGTTACCCTGAATTTGAAGTTCTGCTCCGAACTTAGCGTGTTGCCAGCAGAAATGAATGGAATGAAAGCTTTGAGAGAGCTCCTGATTGATGGCACTTCCATTCGAGAACTTCCTGAGTCGATAGGCAAATTGGTTCAACTGCAAATTCTTAGTGCCACTAATTGTTTCTCATTAGTTCGTGTTCCTGGTTCAATTCGTAAACTTAAAGCTATTAGGGTGCTAGCCTTGGATGATGCAAATATTCTTGAACTCCCCAGATTAATTGGAGACTTGGAGGAACTTAGACGCTTGTCTTTAAGGGATTGTCGTGAGCTAGGAAAGCTTCCGGAATCCACTGGCAAATTGGGATTCTCATTAGTAGAGTTGGATATTTCAGGTACAGGTATTTCAAGATTGCCTGATTCAACTAAAAACTTACGGTGTTTGAAAGTGCTAAAAATGGATTCTTGTTTCTTAAGAGAGTTTCCTAATTACATCGGAGAGTTGAAATTCCTAGAAGAAGTACATGCCTCGTGGTGTAGGAGTTTGGAGGGAGTCATTCCGAGTGGTATTTCGAAACTAAGTCATCTCAGAGAACTGAGGCTTCGGGCTACTTGTATATCTGGCCTTCCATCAGAAATCCAGATCTTGTCAAGGCTTCAGACTCTGGATTTGCTACACTGCGACCATATCAAAGAGTTGCCTACCCTTCCCTCTAACCTAATTGACCTCTATGTCAATCCCAACTTGATGCCAGAAATGTTAGAATCTCCAAGACATTTACCGTGA
- the LOC120295424 gene encoding LOW QUALITY PROTEIN: zinc finger transcription factor YY1-like (The sequence of the model RefSeq protein was modified relative to this genomic sequence to represent the inferred CDS: inserted 1 base in 1 codon), which yields MRNLKMESHYTHNIFDRRPLLKAKXPAVKWVKEWVPQDVVATGGKCYVLKWVTESTLKALREKEKEPKEPEPEPEPEPTTEVLFLCSYEGCGKIFIDAGALRKHSHIHGERQYVCHYEGCGKKFLDSSKLKRHFLIHTGERDFVCPYEGCGKAFSLDFNLRSHMKTHSQENYHICPYPDCGKRYAHEYKLKNHIASQHEKNAAVEVAKYTPPPEKITTKASKPSSGAYGLASSDRPYACPYETCDKAYIHEYKLKLHLRREHPEYMADENAENATRNVDHEMDEASDQDNYSRKRANGKSQKQSRQKVNLKTPPAKPAKRKGAASPTPVTLNVVKKPWPVKEDIYEEEDSEETEEDQENVEGWRYAENNEDDDEETEYED from the exons ATGCGTAATCTGAAGATGGAGTCTCATTACACCCACAACATCTTCGACCGGCGCCCCCTCCTCAAGGCCA ACCCCGCCGTCAAGTGGGTCAAGGAATG GGTGCCACAAGATGTTGTAGCGACTGGCGGGAAGTGCTATGTCTTGAAATGGGTTACAG AGAGCACATTGAAGGCCctgagagagaaggaaaaggagccAAAGGAGCCAGAACCAGAACCAGAGCCAGAGCCAACTACTGAAGTCCTTTTCCTCTGCAGCTATGAAGGATGTGGAAAAATCTTTATTGATGCTGGTGCTTTGAGAAAGCATTCTCACATCCATGGAGAAAGACAGTATGTGTGTCACTATGAGGGATGCGGAAAG AAATTTTTGGATAGTTCGAAATTAAAAAGGCACTTTCTCATTCACACTGGGGAAAGAGATTTTGTATGTCCTTATGAAGGCTGTGGTAAG GCATTTTCCCTGGATTTCAACCTGAGGTCCCACATGAAAACGCACTCTCAAGAGAACTATCATATTTGCCCTTACCCAGATTGTGGTAAGAGATATGCACATGAGTACAAGCTTAAGAACCACATCGCATCGCAGCATGAAAAG AATGCGGCAGTTGAGGTGGCGAAGTACACACCACCTCCGGAGAAGATCACTACTAAAGCTTCTAAACCTTCCAGTGGAGCTTATGGGTTGGCATCATCTGACCGCCCTTATGCTTGTCCGTATGAGACATGTGACAAGGCTTATATTCATGAGTACAAGCTCAAACTTCACTTGAGAAGAGAGCATCCCGAGTATATGGCTGATGAGAACGCTGAGAATGCCACACGCAATGTGGATCATGAAATGGACGAAGCTAGCGATCAAGATAATTACAGCAGAAAGCGTGCCAACGGGAAAAGCCAGAAGCAAAGCAGACAGAAAGTGAACTTGAAGACGCCTCCAGCAAAGCCTGCTAAGAGGAAAGGTGCCGCCAGCCCTACTCCCGTCACTTTGAATGTGGTGAAGAAACCATGGCCAGTTAAAGAAGACATATACGAGGAAGAAGATAGTGAAGAGACGGAAGAGGACCAAGAGAATGTGGAGGGATGGAGATATGCCGAAAACAACGAGGATGACGATGAAGAGACTGAGTATGAAGACTAG